TTGCCGGACGCCATAAGGTCGCCCATCCATTTCTGCCAGTGCTGAAGCGTTTGCTGCATTTCCTGCGGCGAGGCGTTTCCCAGGTCTTCTCCGCCCCGGATGATCAATAAAAATTCCTGCATGTGGTTATACTTTTTCAGGTGTTTTCAGTTGTCCTGTGATGCTGGCAGGGTTGAACGCGATGTGTTCAGCGGCGATCTTCCCGTCTTTTACCTCCAGCAGGTCTATCCAGGGAAACACCACTTTGTTGCCGGTGGCCGGAATACCCGCGAATTCACCCTTATGGATGCCTTCCCAACGACCTTTGATGGTGACGTAGTTCCCTTCTTCCAGCACCAGTTCCAGGAAGTAATGCCCGTCGAAAGCTGCAGACCGGCGTTCCATCATAACGAGGTGTCCGGCGGTGTTCAGCGGTTGTTCGGTAGCCGGGTTGTAAAAGAG
This window of the Chitinophaga varians genome carries:
- a CDS encoding ester cyclase, which encodes MTNKDIVKKYFESINNNNFDAVRQQLAEDHLFYNPATEQPLNTAGHLVMMERRSAAFDGHYFLELVLEEGNYVTIKGRWEGIHKGEFAGIPATGNKVVFPWIDLLEVKDGKIAAEHIAFNPASITGQLKTPEKV